From Streptomyces sp. NBC_00690, a single genomic window includes:
- a CDS encoding helix-turn-helix transcriptional regulator, whose amino-acid sequence MKPTRITNSIRSLRFARDEMTQAELADRIGVTRQTVIAIEKGRYSPSLEMAFQIARVFAVPLDQVFQYPDDAEESS is encoded by the coding sequence GTGAAACCGACCCGAATCACCAATTCCATCCGCTCCCTGCGCTTCGCACGGGACGAGATGACCCAGGCCGAACTGGCCGACCGCATCGGGGTCACCCGCCAGACGGTCATCGCCATCGAGAAGGGCCGCTACTCGCCCTCGCTGGAGATGGCCTTCCAGATCGCCCGGGTGTTCGCCGTCCCGCTCGACCAGGTCTTCCAGTATCCGGACGACGCAGAGGAATCCTCGTGA
- a CDS encoding alkyl/aryl-sulfatase, with amino-acid sequence MSDPTALAFDDTTDFDNADRGFIAALSPAVVKDAQGEVVYDNDAYAFLAGQCPDTAHPSLWRQAQLCARQGLYEVTTGIYQVRGLDLSNMTLVEGERGVIVIDPLISAETASAALALYRAHRGDRPVTGLIYTHSHGDHFGGGRGVLPHGTEAGVPILAPAGFLEHAVSENVYAGNAMTRRAVFMYGDRLPKAPDGQIGAGLGMTTSTGTITLIPPTVDITETGQEETVDGVRIVFQLTPGTEAPAEMNFLFPELRALCLAENATHNMHNILTLRGAVVRDARIWARYLDETVNYFDGRYDVAFASHHWPTWGHDEVVTFLHAQRDLYAYLHDQTLRLLNDGLTGPEIAEVLQLPPALERAWHARGYYGSLSHNVKAIYQRYLGWFDGNVAHLWEHPPVELARRYVDVAGGPEQALTKARAYVDEGDLRFAATLLNHIVFATPGNDRDTATAAAAREALADVYDRLGRGAENGPWRNFYLASAAELRHGVAPAHIDTGGAEMIAALTTTMLLDSIAIRIDGPAAWDDDLTIDLVLTDEQSRHRLTLHHGALTHRQLRGKPKRDAGLTLRLSRAQLFGILSGKGLDGVWTEGDKTLLEHLLSRVTTPDPSFPIVTP; translated from the coding sequence ATGTCGGACCCGACGGCCCTCGCCTTCGACGACACCACCGACTTCGACAACGCCGACCGCGGGTTCATCGCCGCCCTCAGCCCCGCCGTGGTCAAGGACGCGCAAGGAGAGGTCGTCTACGACAACGACGCCTACGCCTTCCTCGCCGGTCAGTGCCCCGACACCGCACACCCGAGCCTGTGGCGGCAGGCTCAACTCTGCGCCCGACAGGGCCTCTACGAGGTCACCACGGGCATCTACCAGGTGCGCGGGCTCGACCTCTCCAACATGACCCTGGTCGAGGGGGAGCGGGGAGTCATCGTCATCGACCCGCTGATCTCCGCGGAGACCGCCTCCGCGGCGCTCGCGCTCTACCGGGCGCACCGCGGCGATCGCCCGGTCACCGGTCTCATCTACACCCACTCGCACGGCGACCACTTCGGCGGTGGCCGCGGAGTCCTGCCCCACGGCACCGAGGCGGGCGTCCCCATCCTCGCCCCTGCCGGCTTCCTGGAGCACGCCGTCAGCGAGAACGTCTACGCCGGCAACGCCATGACCCGCCGTGCCGTCTTCATGTACGGCGACCGGCTGCCCAAGGCACCCGACGGGCAGATCGGCGCCGGCCTCGGCATGACGACCTCCACCGGGACCATCACCCTGATCCCGCCGACCGTGGACATCACGGAGACCGGGCAGGAGGAGACCGTGGACGGCGTCCGGATCGTCTTCCAGCTGACACCGGGCACCGAAGCGCCGGCCGAGATGAACTTCCTGTTCCCGGAGTTGCGCGCGCTGTGCCTGGCTGAGAACGCCACCCACAACATGCACAACATCCTGACCCTGCGCGGTGCCGTCGTCCGTGACGCCCGCATCTGGGCCCGCTACCTGGACGAGACCGTCAACTACTTCGACGGCCGCTACGACGTCGCCTTCGCCTCCCACCACTGGCCCACCTGGGGACACGACGAGGTCGTCACCTTCCTGCACGCACAGCGCGACCTCTACGCCTATCTGCACGACCAGACGCTACGGCTGCTCAACGACGGACTCACCGGCCCGGAGATCGCCGAAGTCCTCCAACTGCCGCCCGCACTGGAACGCGCCTGGCACGCACGCGGCTACTACGGATCGCTCTCCCACAATGTGAAGGCCATCTACCAGCGCTACCTGGGGTGGTTCGACGGCAACGTCGCCCATCTCTGGGAGCACCCGCCCGTGGAACTCGCCAGGCGGTACGTCGATGTGGCCGGTGGGCCCGAGCAGGCGTTGACCAAGGCACGCGCGTACGTCGACGAAGGCGATCTGCGGTTCGCGGCCACCCTCCTCAACCACATCGTCTTCGCCACACCAGGGAACGACCGGGACACCGCGACCGCAGCCGCGGCCCGGGAGGCGCTGGCCGATGTCTACGACCGACTCGGACGGGGTGCGGAGAACGGCCCCTGGCGCAACTTCTACCTCGCCTCCGCAGCGGAACTGCGCCACGGGGTGGCGCCCGCGCACATCGACACCGGTGGGGCCGAGATGATCGCCGCCCTGACCACCACGATGCTGCTGGACTCGATCGCCATCCGCATCGACGGGCCCGCCGCCTGGGACGACGACCTGACCATCGACCTCGTCCTGACCGACGAGCAGAGCCGGCACCGGCTCACCCTGCACCACGGCGCCCTGACCCATCGTCAGCTCCGGGGGAAGCCCAAGCGGGATGCAGGACTCACACTGCGGCTGAGCCGGGCCCAACTGTTCGGCATCCTGTCCGGCAAGGGGCTCGACGGGGTGTGGACGGAAGGGGACAAGACGCTCCTTGAACACCTGCTGTCCCGGGTCACCACTCCCGATCCGTCGTTCCCCATCGTCACTCCCTGA
- a CDS encoding TerD family protein, with the protein MSGVLVMGELSKGANAPIAGVPITVELHRTGDPVDLTALLLHEDGKVASDADMVFFNQPTAGDGAVRHETADGDAPERITVEPAALPDSVVRVVLVGSCDPDDESRTLAGVTELTVRAVQTGAEPVVFPVPPMTEGERAAVLLELYRRGPDWKVRAIGQGYRSGLAGVAGDFGIQVADEPALSQPDQPAPPQPDQPSVPRSDGPAVPQPGGPADQAPTLTPALAVPPPAAPSPMTPDPTPAPRAESPSAPATTTLGRLSLDKGAQAVVSLDKNDREVEIVATLVWDGGSEDRRTRGADLDFYALFVPAETALLGAVQAGTKVGVGHTPKGNPYRPADIAPDSGQEPDEVSDEEPGRGRWLRRKKRTLSTLGGQDERNAVYYKNLGSVQGEPYIRLDGDSQTPGREVIRMVRPDEQGYVLLCAYSALSNGAGSFRSFGAHVVIDDGRGSMVTVPLYEESETSYWVAIALVDFTAPAGAAVRHIEKYSSEGTERRPVLHRDGTITMDAGPVEFKDF; encoded by the coding sequence ATGTCTGGGGTGTTGGTGATGGGAGAGCTCAGCAAGGGTGCGAACGCCCCGATCGCGGGGGTGCCGATCACGGTCGAACTGCATCGGACCGGGGATCCGGTGGACCTCACCGCCCTGCTGCTCCATGAGGACGGCAAGGTCGCATCCGACGCGGACATGGTGTTCTTCAACCAACCGACCGCGGGTGACGGGGCGGTTCGGCACGAAACTGCCGACGGGGATGCACCCGAGCGGATCACGGTGGAGCCCGCGGCCCTGCCCGATTCGGTGGTACGCGTGGTCCTGGTGGGCAGTTGCGATCCGGACGACGAGAGCCGCACTCTCGCAGGCGTGACGGAGTTGACCGTACGGGCGGTGCAGACCGGCGCGGAGCCCGTGGTGTTCCCGGTGCCCCCGATGACGGAGGGGGAACGGGCCGCCGTACTGCTGGAGCTCTACCGCAGGGGCCCGGACTGGAAGGTGCGCGCCATCGGACAGGGGTATCGCTCGGGTCTGGCGGGTGTGGCCGGCGACTTCGGCATCCAGGTCGCCGACGAGCCCGCGCTATCGCAGCCGGACCAGCCCGCGCCACCGCAGCCGGACCAGCCCTCCGTGCCGCGGTCAGACGGGCCTGCCGTACCCCAGCCGGGCGGGCCCGCTGATCAAGCGCCGACACTGACCCCCGCCCTAGCCGTTCCTCCTCCAGCCGCCCCCTCGCCCATGACCCCGGACCCGACCCCCGCACCACGCGCCGAGAGCCCGTCGGCACCCGCCACCACAACACTCGGCCGACTCAGCCTCGACAAGGGCGCCCAGGCCGTCGTCAGCCTCGACAAGAACGATCGCGAGGTGGAGATCGTCGCCACGCTCGTATGGGACGGCGGTAGCGAGGACCGACGGACGCGCGGCGCTGACCTCGACTTCTACGCCCTCTTCGTCCCGGCCGAAACGGCCCTGTTGGGCGCCGTGCAGGCCGGCACCAAGGTGGGCGTGGGCCACACCCCCAAGGGCAACCCCTACCGTCCCGCAGACATCGCCCCGGACTCCGGCCAAGAACCCGACGAGGTGTCCGACGAGGAGCCGGGCCGCGGAAGGTGGCTGCGCCGCAAGAAGCGCACCCTGAGCACGCTGGGCGGCCAGGACGAACGCAACGCCGTCTATTACAAGAACCTCGGGTCGGTGCAGGGCGAGCCGTACATCCGGTTGGACGGGGACTCCCAGACCCCGGGCCGTGAAGTGATCCGGATGGTGCGCCCCGACGAGCAGGGGTACGTACTCCTGTGCGCCTACTCCGCGCTGAGCAACGGCGCCGGCTCCTTCCGCAGCTTCGGCGCCCATGTCGTGATCGACGACGGCCGTGGCTCGATGGTCACCGTCCCGCTGTACGAGGAGAGCGAGACCTCGTACTGGGTGGCGATAGCGCTGGTGGACTTCACCGCTCCCGCGGGGGCGGCCGTGCGGCACATCGAGAAGTACAGCTCCGAGGGGACCGAGCGCAGGCCGGTGCTCCATCGCGACGGGACGATCACGATGGACGCGGGGCCCGTGGAGTTCAAGGACTTCTAG
- a CDS encoding FG-GAP and VCBS repeat-containing protein → MSKNLRAAVATALSVALAGGFISLTTVAASAATAPAKHADDYNGDGFRDYATAESLAGKVTVTYGTASGPGTQKRTFTQNTAGIPGSVEENEAFGISLAPADYNRDGYADLAVGDPLQKVGKRDRQGMVVILWGSKSGLTGKVSTLRNDSPVSGQWFGESLATGDFNGDGKADLAVSQPTAVTVYHGGFSTSGATGKVTGFAVTGANKHMEQASSLVAGKVDKDKFTDLYVLGRGTSKGRDTSAAWFIRGGSTLKPGKTETYNALGSWYQPAAAIADFDKNGYGDLAVSDPMYNKEAGSVFVLRGGSTGPSTWYRLSQSSAGVATGPAPYEWFGFALSAGDVNRDGHPDLAVGVPGEKVGSAPLAGGAHVLYGGKQGLSGTGSQWITRGTSGIPGSVTEYDFFGGELRLRDFDRDGDSDVLVGAQDKPSVLIPSAGRQGLATASARELPLEPVFPQ, encoded by the coding sequence ATGAGCAAGAACCTCCGTGCCGCAGTCGCGACCGCGCTGTCCGTCGCGCTCGCCGGAGGGTTCATCAGCCTGACGACGGTTGCGGCATCCGCCGCGACCGCGCCCGCGAAACACGCCGACGACTACAACGGCGACGGCTTCCGCGACTACGCCACGGCGGAGAGCCTGGCGGGCAAGGTCACCGTGACCTACGGGACCGCGAGCGGACCGGGCACGCAGAAGCGGACGTTCACGCAGAACACCGCCGGCATACCCGGCTCCGTCGAGGAGAACGAAGCCTTCGGCATCTCCTTGGCCCCCGCCGACTACAACCGCGACGGCTATGCCGATCTCGCCGTCGGCGACCCCCTCCAGAAGGTGGGCAAGCGGGACCGACAGGGCATGGTCGTCATCCTGTGGGGATCGAAGTCCGGTCTCACCGGCAAGGTCTCGACGCTCCGCAACGACTCGCCCGTATCGGGCCAGTGGTTCGGCGAGTCCCTCGCAACCGGCGACTTCAACGGCGACGGCAAAGCGGACCTGGCCGTTTCACAGCCCACCGCCGTCACCGTCTACCACGGCGGCTTCAGTACGTCCGGGGCCACCGGGAAGGTCACCGGTTTCGCGGTCACCGGCGCGAACAAGCACATGGAGCAGGCGTCCTCCCTGGTCGCGGGGAAGGTCGACAAGGACAAGTTCACCGATCTGTACGTCCTGGGCCGGGGCACGTCGAAGGGGCGGGACACCTCGGCTGCCTGGTTCATCCGGGGCGGCTCCACGCTCAAGCCGGGCAAGACGGAGACGTACAACGCCCTCGGCTCCTGGTACCAGCCCGCCGCGGCGATCGCCGACTTCGACAAGAACGGCTACGGCGATCTGGCCGTGAGCGACCCCATGTACAACAAGGAGGCGGGAAGCGTCTTCGTGCTCCGCGGCGGGAGCACCGGGCCCAGCACCTGGTACCGCCTCTCCCAGTCCAGCGCCGGTGTGGCAACCGGTCCCGCCCCCTACGAGTGGTTCGGATTTGCGCTCTCCGCAGGGGACGTCAACCGCGACGGACACCCCGATCTCGCCGTGGGCGTGCCCGGCGAGAAGGTCGGGAGCGCCCCGCTCGCGGGCGGCGCACATGTCCTGTACGGCGGGAAGCAGGGGCTCAGCGGTACGGGTTCCCAGTGGATCACCCGTGGGACCTCGGGGATTCCCGGCAGCGTCACCGAGTACGACTTCTTCGGAGGTGAGCTCCGGCTGCGGGACTTCGACCGGGACGGCGACAGCGATGTACTGGTAGGCGCCCAGGACAAGCCGAGTGTGCTGATCCCGAGTGCCGGCCGGCAGGGTCTGGCGACCGCCTCCGCACGCGAGTTGCCCTTGGAGCCGGTCTTCCCCCAGTAG
- a CDS encoding cold-shock protein → MAVQGNVKWFNGEKGFGFISQDEGPDVFVHFSEIQGSGYRQLEEAQRVEFELVQGPKGPQAGSVRVIQS, encoded by the coding sequence ATGGCGGTACAGGGCAATGTGAAGTGGTTCAACGGCGAGAAGGGTTTCGGGTTCATCTCGCAGGACGAAGGGCCTGATGTCTTCGTCCACTTCTCCGAGATCCAGGGCTCCGGATACCGCCAGCTGGAGGAAGCCCAGCGCGTGGAATTCGAACTGGTGCAGGGCCCCAAGGGGCCGCAGGCGGGCAGCGTACGAGTCATCCAGAGCTGA
- a CDS encoding RICIN domain-containing protein, translated as MPVRGKWLAGLGVAVATLALAAVPAAPAGATAAQQAAPPALQQLTLRLADDPGQIADVRGASQADGAEVIQWAWSTGRNARWTAEDVGGGYVRFAAVHSGKCIDVRGVSTADDTDVIQYTCNGGANQQWRFVAKGNGYQIVARHSGKCLNVRGGTGQGNRLIQYTCSSAGEENDVWLPVWEPVTV; from the coding sequence ATGCCCGTACGTGGAAAATGGCTGGCCGGACTGGGTGTTGCCGTGGCGACCCTGGCGCTGGCCGCGGTCCCTGCCGCACCTGCCGGCGCTACGGCGGCCCAGCAGGCCGCACCGCCCGCGCTCCAGCAGTTGACCCTTCGCCTGGCCGACGACCCCGGCCAGATCGCCGATGTGCGGGGCGCCTCTCAGGCAGACGGCGCCGAGGTCATCCAGTGGGCCTGGTCCACCGGTCGCAACGCCCGCTGGACCGCCGAGGACGTGGGCGGGGGCTATGTACGCTTCGCCGCCGTGCACAGCGGCAAGTGCATCGACGTGCGGGGCGTGTCCACGGCCGATGACACGGACGTCATCCAGTACACGTGCAACGGCGGGGCCAATCAGCAGTGGCGGTTCGTCGCCAAGGGGAACGGCTACCAGATCGTGGCCCGGCACAGCGGCAAGTGCCTGAATGTCCGCGGCGGTACGGGTCAGGGCAACCGGCTGATCCAGTACACCTGTTCGAGCGCGGGTGAGGAGAACGACGTCTGGCTGCCGGTCTGGGAACCGGTCACGGTCTGA
- a CDS encoding rhodanese-like domain-containing protein encodes MNATPALDVDQARTRLGELTVIDVRTPGEYASGHLPGALNIPLDQLRKALPELTEAGHRGEILVVCASGTRSESACALLADKGITTATLIGGTSAWTAGGHDLDRPTAGSAGGTRSTWAMERQVRFTAGTIVLLGILLSLLHPLWLLLSAGIAGGLVFSALTNTCGMALMLAKLPHNRPKAADLGATLERLRRG; translated from the coding sequence ATGAACGCCACCCCCGCACTCGACGTCGACCAGGCACGCACCCGACTCGGCGAACTGACCGTGATCGACGTCCGCACCCCCGGAGAGTACGCATCGGGCCATCTGCCCGGCGCGCTGAACATCCCCCTCGACCAGCTCCGCAAGGCGCTGCCAGAGCTCACCGAGGCCGGCCACCGCGGTGAGATCCTTGTGGTCTGCGCCTCGGGCACCCGCTCCGAGAGCGCCTGCGCGCTGCTGGCCGACAAGGGGATCACCACCGCGACGCTCATCGGCGGCACCAGCGCCTGGACGGCCGGTGGTCACGACCTGGACCGGCCCACCGCGGGCTCGGCCGGCGGCACCCGCAGCACCTGGGCGATGGAGCGGCAGGTGCGGTTCACCGCGGGCACGATCGTGCTGCTCGGCATCCTGCTCAGCCTGCTGCACCCGCTCTGGTTGCTGCTCTCCGCGGGAATCGCCGGCGGGCTGGTCTTCTCGGCCCTGACCAACACCTGTGGCATGGCCCTGATGCTCGCCAAGCTGCCGCACAACCGGCCCAAGGCGGCCGATCTGGGCGCCACCCTGGAGCGGCTGCGTCGCGGCTGA
- a CDS encoding metal-sensitive transcriptional regulator encodes MELDLAGAELKAVLNRLRRVQGQISGVIRMLEEGRDCAEVVMQLAAASRALDRAGFSIIATGLQQCLADVESGQKTEEDRAEMMGKLEKLFLSLA; translated from the coding sequence GTGGAGCTGGATCTCGCTGGTGCCGAACTGAAGGCCGTTCTCAACCGGCTGCGCCGGGTGCAGGGCCAGATCTCCGGTGTGATCCGGATGCTGGAGGAGGGCCGCGACTGCGCGGAGGTCGTGATGCAGCTCGCCGCCGCCTCGCGAGCCCTGGACCGGGCGGGCTTCTCGATCATCGCCACCGGTCTTCAGCAGTGTCTGGCCGACGTCGAGTCGGGTCAGAAGACCGAAGAGGACCGGGCCGAGATGATGGGCAAGCTGGAGAAGCTCTTCCTCTCGCTGGCCTAG
- a CDS encoding sulfite exporter TauE/SafE family protein — protein sequence MSALLLALAAGGVVGLVLGALGGGGSVLAVPALIYLLGFSPLAATTASLIIVTITSATALFAHAREGQVRWGTGAVFAAAGIVPAALGGVLAGQLPAALLTAAFAVIAALAAVAMLRPSAQVELEGVRARWPVTVGTGGGLGALTGVLGVGGGFLAVPALVKPVGLRMRAAVATSLLVITVNSLAALATRAGTAEGLDWAVIAPFTGAAVLGAWDGKRLAAKVSGRLLQRIFAYVLLAVAALMLVDSLI from the coding sequence GTGAGTGCCCTGCTTCTCGCGCTCGCCGCAGGCGGCGTGGTCGGGCTGGTGCTGGGCGCGCTCGGCGGCGGCGGCAGCGTGCTCGCCGTCCCCGCGCTGATCTACCTCCTGGGCTTCAGCCCGCTCGCGGCCACCACCGCCAGTCTGATCATCGTCACCATCACCTCGGCCACCGCGCTGTTCGCCCACGCCCGTGAGGGACAGGTGCGCTGGGGTACGGGCGCGGTCTTCGCCGCCGCGGGAATCGTTCCCGCGGCGCTCGGCGGGGTGCTCGCAGGGCAACTGCCCGCAGCGCTGCTGACCGCCGCCTTCGCGGTGATCGCGGCACTCGCCGCGGTCGCGATGCTCCGCCCATCGGCCCAGGTCGAGCTGGAAGGGGTCAGGGCGCGTTGGCCCGTCACCGTCGGCACGGGCGGGGGGCTCGGGGCGCTGACCGGAGTCCTCGGTGTCGGCGGTGGCTTCCTCGCCGTGCCCGCCCTGGTGAAACCGGTCGGTCTACGGATGCGCGCGGCGGTCGCCACCAGCCTGTTGGTGATCACGGTGAACTCGCTGGCCGCCCTCGCGACCCGTGCGGGGACCGCCGAGGGGCTTGACTGGGCGGTCATAGCGCCGTTCACGGGGGCCGCGGTGCTCGGTGCCTGGGACGGGAAGCGGCTCGCGGCGAAGGTGTCGGGGCGACTGCTCCAGCGGATCTTTGCGTACGTCCTGCTCGCCGTCGCGGCGCTGATGCTCGTGGACAGCCTGATATGA
- a CDS encoding rhodanese-like domain-containing protein, with product MSVFAQPRLTVAEARRCTTGTFPYVDDTGRLPGTAVLLDVREPHEWADGHASDAVPLSLSALAVGAPLPAAAKGRPLVVVCRSGHRSRTAVRLLTARGVDAVDLIGGMRAWATAGLPVVDVHGEHGSIA from the coding sequence ATGTCCGTCTTCGCACAGCCGCGCCTCACGGTGGCCGAAGCCCGCCGATGTACGACCGGTACGTTCCCGTACGTCGACGACACCGGCCGCCTACCCGGCACCGCCGTACTCCTCGATGTGCGCGAACCGCACGAGTGGGCTGACGGGCACGCATCCGATGCCGTGCCCCTGTCGCTCTCCGCCCTCGCCGTGGGCGCTCCGCTGCCCGCAGCCGCCAAGGGGCGTCCGCTCGTGGTCGTCTGCCGCTCCGGGCACCGCTCCCGCACCGCGGTGCGGCTGCTCACCGCCCGAGGGGTGGACGCAGTCGACCTCATCGGAGGGATGCGGGCCTGGGCGACGGCCGGCCTTCCGGTCGTCGACGTTCACGGCGAGCACGGCTCGATCGCGTGA
- a CDS encoding MBL fold metallo-hydrolase — MFFIDTIEVPGLGNRSYLAGDATSAVVVDPARDIDRVLAAAARRGVRISHVVETHVHNDYVTGGLELARTTGAEYLVPAGANVSYQRVPIADGDRAEIGPELTLRAVATPGHTPHHTAYVLEEGGRPVAAFTGGSLLIGTVGRPDLVEPRLTEQLARAQHASAHRLARELPDETAVLPTHGFGSFCSSSQATGDATTIGTERHANEALTRDADTFVAELLAGLDDIPAYYTHMGPMNARGPAPADLAPPAVADADEISRRLAEGEWVVDLRSRIAFAAGHVAGSLNFEADGQLATYLAWLIPWGKPITLLAESTEQLADAQRELVRVGIDRPAAAATGTPEEWVRAGDRPRSFPRATFADLAGADGTQVILDVRRDSERTGAYIEGSVHIPVHQLRARLAEVPPGTVWVHCAGGMRAAIAASMLDAAGRDVVAVDDGFDAARAAGLPLREG, encoded by the coding sequence GTGTTCTTCATCGACACCATCGAGGTGCCCGGCCTCGGCAACCGCAGCTATCTCGCGGGCGACGCGACCAGCGCCGTGGTGGTCGATCCGGCCCGCGATATCGATCGCGTCCTGGCCGCAGCCGCCCGGCGCGGGGTGCGCATCAGCCATGTCGTGGAGACCCATGTCCACAACGACTACGTGACCGGCGGTCTGGAGCTCGCTCGCACCACCGGTGCCGAGTACCTCGTACCGGCCGGTGCGAACGTCTCGTACCAGCGGGTGCCCATAGCCGACGGTGACCGCGCCGAGATAGGCCCCGAGCTGACCCTGCGCGCGGTCGCGACCCCCGGACACACCCCGCACCACACGGCGTACGTCCTGGAAGAGGGTGGCCGGCCCGTCGCCGCCTTCACCGGGGGATCGCTGCTGATCGGCACCGTCGGACGCCCCGACCTGGTGGAACCGCGACTGACCGAGCAGCTGGCGCGGGCGCAGCACGCATCCGCGCACCGGCTCGCCCGGGAGCTCCCCGACGAGACCGCGGTCCTGCCCACCCACGGCTTCGGCAGCTTCTGCTCGTCCTCGCAGGCCACGGGTGATGCGACCACTATCGGCACGGAACGTCACGCCAACGAGGCGCTGACGCGGGACGCCGACACGTTCGTCGCGGAACTCCTCGCGGGCCTCGACGACATCCCCGCCTACTACACCCACATGGGCCCGATGAACGCCCGTGGCCCGGCCCCCGCCGACCTCGCGCCGCCCGCCGTCGCGGACGCCGACGAGATCTCCCGGCGCCTCGCCGAGGGGGAGTGGGTCGTCGATCTGCGCAGCCGCATCGCCTTCGCCGCCGGCCACGTCGCCGGTTCGCTGAACTTCGAGGCGGACGGACAGCTCGCCACCTACCTCGCCTGGTTGATTCCCTGGGGCAAGCCGATCACGCTCCTCGCCGAATCGACCGAGCAGCTCGCGGACGCCCAGCGCGAACTCGTCCGCGTGGGCATCGACCGGCCCGCCGCTGCCGCCACCGGCACGCCCGAGGAGTGGGTGCGCGCCGGGGACCGGCCGCGGTCCTTCCCCCGGGCCACCTTCGCCGATCTGGCCGGCGCCGACGGCACACAGGTGATCCTCGACGTGCGCCGGGACTCCGAGCGCACGGGCGCTTACATCGAGGGCTCGGTCCACATCCCGGTGCACCAGCTGCGGGCCAGGCTCGCCGAGGTGCCGCCCGGCACGGTCTGGGTGCACTGCGCCGGCGGAATGCGCGCCGCCATCGCCGCCTCGATGCTCGATGCGGCGGGGCGTGACGTGGTCGCCGTCGACGACGGGTTCGATGCGGCCCGGGCCGCCGGTCTGCCCCTGCGGGAGGGCTGA
- a CDS encoding DUF2797 domain-containing protein codes for MAWRCTGLSWPQGARMAVLRWEGGRVSPLVPGKAIGFRAEGIRSCVGARGTACPLLTEVAGHLTQARCADCARLERAHSVAADTLADDPRTYRVYLAWFGPGLVKVGITGEERGSARLLEQGAIVFSWLGRGPLMAARRAEELLRGAFGVPDRIPYAAKRAVRASLPDSARERATEVEELHRRAVDLGLWDETLEPLGCEIVDHTEVFALQGLPAPATAVRELVDGGAVAGTLVAVAGPDLHLRTAGGSAVVLDTRLLPGWSLIGANALAGVSVPTTSTTTGGGDDPLQDGLF; via the coding sequence ATGGCATGGCGCTGCACCGGGCTCAGCTGGCCCCAGGGCGCGCGGATGGCGGTCCTGCGCTGGGAGGGCGGGCGGGTCAGCCCGCTCGTCCCCGGCAAGGCGATCGGCTTTCGCGCCGAAGGCATCCGCTCGTGCGTCGGGGCGCGGGGCACCGCCTGCCCGCTGCTCACCGAGGTCGCAGGCCACCTCACCCAGGCGCGCTGTGCCGATTGCGCCCGGTTGGAGCGGGCCCATTCGGTGGCCGCGGACACCCTCGCCGACGACCCGAGGACCTATCGCGTCTATCTCGCCTGGTTCGGCCCCGGACTGGTGAAGGTGGGGATCACGGGCGAGGAGCGCGGGAGCGCCCGCCTGCTGGAGCAGGGGGCGATCGTCTTCAGCTGGCTGGGGCGCGGCCCCTTGATGGCCGCCCGACGGGCCGAAGAGCTGTTGCGCGGCGCCTTCGGAGTGCCCGACCGTATCCCGTACGCCGCCAAACGCGCCGTGCGCGCCTCGCTGCCCGACTCCGCCCGGGAACGTGCGACCGAGGTAGAAGAACTGCATCGACGCGCCGTCGACCTCGGTCTGTGGGACGAGACGCTGGAACCGTTGGGCTGCGAGATCGTCGACCACACCGAGGTGTTCGCCCTGCAGGGGCTGCCCGCTCCGGCGACCGCGGTGCGCGAACTCGTCGACGGCGGGGCGGTGGCGGGCACCCTGGTCGCGGTCGCCGGTCCCGATCTGCATCTGAGGACGGCCGGGGGCAGCGCGGTGGTCCTCGACACCAGGTTGCTGCCCGGTTGGTCCTTGATCGGGGCCAATGCCCTGGCCGGCGTCTCCGTACCCACCACGAGCACCACCACCGGTGGCGGGGACGACCCGCTCCAGGACGGTCTTTTCTGA